The genome window TTCTTTGGTCAGTATTAATAATAAACTTTGTGTGTTTTTTACTCGAAATAACAACAGGGGTAATCTCAAAATCAATGGGGTTGGTTGCCGATAGTTTGGATATGCTTGCCGACAGTTTTGTCTACGGAATAAGCTTATTTGCTGTAGGTGGTACTTTAACTAGAAAAAAAAGAGTTGCAAAAATTTCTGGGTATTTTCAAATAACTTTAGCAGTTATTGGGTTTGTAGAAGTATTGAGAAGATTTTTCATAATAGAAAAAATTCCCAATTTTTCTGTCATGATCATAATATCAGTTTTTGCTCTTATTGCAAATGGGTTATGCCTGTATTTGCTTCAAAAAGCCAAAAATAAAGAAGAAGTTCATATGAAAGCAAGTATGATTTTTACTTCGAATGACATAATAATAAACCTTGGTGTGATAATAGCTGGAGTTTTAGTGAAATTTCTAAACTCAAATTCACCTGATTTGATAATCGGGACAATAGTTTTTGGATTGGTGATACAAGGAGCATTAAGAATTTTGAAAGTTGCAAATTAGACTCTAGAAAGTATAACTAAATTTCTAAAGAAGGTCTTAAAAAATATGCCGACGTTATGGTATCATGGGCAGAATGTGATCAAAAAACGCGAACAGAAACAAGCCTAGATGGGAATTTTGCTTTAAAATTTGAGTTTGAAGGATGCCCACCTTTTGGATAAAAAGGGATTACCTACTTTACTGCTATCAACAATGTAATTTTCACTTTTACAATTGATTACAATGAGTACAAAGAGGATATTAATAGTTTTATTTCATCTATAGCATTTGATCAATTACAAGATTCTCAAAACACAAAATAAATACGTTTATTTCTCTCTTAATTACTCCCAATAATTTATTATTTTAGAAGAATAGAGAACGCTATTACCTCTAATACAACTTAAAAACAATATCTCTCAGAACTATCATTGAAACCAATAAATGAAGAGTTACTTATACCTAATACTTCTTATTTTGTGCTTATCTCAGGTCAATGCTCAAGATTGGGAGAAGCGACACTCTTTTGCAAAAACTTATTTTGGTATTGATAATTATATTGC of Flammeovirga agarivorans contains these proteins:
- a CDS encoding cation transporter — encoded protein: MYKTLFKISKMDCPSEENLIRMKLDEFSSIVNLQFDIPNRKLTIFHGDQLDLIEKSLKELNLGVKKLLTEQTDQIDFRDNFNQRKLLWSVLIINFVCFLLEITTGVISKSMGLVADSLDMLADSFVYGISLFAVGGTLTRKKRVAKISGYFQITLAVIGFVEVLRRFFIIEKIPNFSVMIIISVFALIANGLCLYLLQKAKNKEEVHMKASMIFTSNDIIINLGVIIAGVLVKFLNSNSPDLIIGTIVFGLVIQGALRILKVAN